In Actinomyces weissii, a genomic segment contains:
- a CDS encoding MFS transporter, whose product MGPGGLRWLLFRIWAPEGVSRALSSATATALSLLLFDRTRSALVLSSVVGFSMLSSIYVSPLLGGFVDHFQKRHVLMVCSLAQAVLVVLLGISVASAVPGYVVLFAVVVLAGAIDSVLAITLQAVIADLAEDGTLVQANAFVSLVQGAPVVLGPAIGAALYSVTSFTFIVVLDLLSFLMAALAAIQVPLAPAVKGGERWFRLPFSGARTGLRVLLGNADMRSSQLLYSLSNFGNGLPAGLLPVYVLLVSNSSTTALGAFGVASALGAVASALLLGAVRVPGRRFVLVVAGLGLAALLGRLPLVLVSSVAAVVVVGFLRSFCLGASNSPLLAIWQRATPKEVRGQVFGARRLLAQAPYPLAVWLGGLLAESAAPSSQASQLHAVVALILVGVVIELVSVVVLLLTGCLARLEQTGGEQVPAGSR is encoded by the coding sequence ATGGGGCCTGGGGGACTACGTTGGCTGCTGTTTCGGATCTGGGCCCCGGAAGGGGTGTCTAGGGCGCTGTCCAGCGCAACAGCCACGGCGTTGTCGCTGCTCCTGTTCGACAGGACGCGCTCGGCCCTGGTCCTGTCTTCAGTCGTTGGCTTCTCAATGCTGTCCTCGATCTACGTGTCGCCTCTGCTGGGCGGGTTCGTGGACCACTTCCAGAAACGTCACGTCCTGATGGTCTGCAGCCTCGCGCAGGCGGTACTGGTCGTCCTGCTAGGGATATCGGTGGCCTCTGCGGTTCCGGGCTACGTGGTGCTGTTCGCGGTGGTCGTGCTTGCCGGAGCGATCGACTCCGTCCTGGCTATCACGCTGCAAGCGGTGATCGCTGATCTGGCGGAAGACGGGACGCTTGTGCAGGCCAACGCCTTCGTGTCGCTTGTCCAGGGGGCGCCAGTGGTCCTGGGGCCGGCGATAGGTGCCGCGCTCTACTCAGTCACCTCCTTCACCTTCATAGTCGTGCTCGACCTCCTGTCCTTCCTGATGGCTGCGCTGGCTGCGATCCAGGTGCCGCTGGCACCTGCCGTAAAGGGTGGCGAGAGGTGGTTCAGGCTGCCGTTCTCCGGGGCTAGAACAGGATTGAGGGTGCTGCTCGGGAACGCGGACATGCGTTCCTCGCAGCTGCTGTACAGCCTGTCCAACTTTGGCAACGGCCTGCCTGCGGGACTGCTGCCGGTCTACGTGCTGCTTGTCTCGAACAGCTCGACGACGGCGCTCGGGGCCTTCGGAGTGGCTTCAGCGCTGGGCGCGGTAGCGTCAGCGCTGCTGCTGGGAGCTGTCAGGGTGCCAGGTAGACGTTTCGTGCTCGTCGTTGCCGGGCTCGGGCTGGCTGCGCTGCTGGGGCGGCTGCCGCTGGTGCTGGTGTCCTCCGTGGCAGCTGTCGTGGTCGTCGGATTCCTGCGGTCCTTCTGCTTAGGGGCCTCCAACTCGCCCTTGCTGGCCATCTGGCAGCGCGCCACCCCCAAGGAGGTCCGGGGGCAGGTGTTCGGCGCCCGCAGGCTCCTCGCCCAAGCTCCCTACCCGCTCGCGGTGTGGCTGGGTGGCTTGCTGGCGGAGAGTGCGGCTCCCTCCTCACAGGCCTCGCAGCTGCACGCTGTGGTGGCGCTGATCCTGGTGGGAGTGGTTATCGAGCTGGTCAGTGTCGTGGTTCTGCTGCTCACGGGCTGTCTTGCGCGGCTGGAGCAGACCGGCGGTGAACAGGTCCCCGCCGGGAGCCGGTAG
- a CDS encoding metal ABC transporter substrate-binding protein: MNVTSSRRASLTRSLTALGAVCLALSLTACGTTATKGSGRLDVSVSFYPIQYLVEGIGGEHVQVTSVTPGDVEPHDYELSPKEVSDLGKADLITYVKGFQGSLDEAVEKVSGPTVVDLSGSVNLVSHAGGHNTHDHAEHEHEHGHTDAAGHDHADHEHEHEHGHNDAAGHEHEHGHTDAADHDHAATDPHFWLDPQRMVLAAQAVAAALTQADPEHAADYQAGLAAVTEQLNHLDASYSTGLQTCERRTIVTNHAAFGYLAERYNLSQTSISGVDPESEPSPADLAKVKKVVQETGTTTIFTEERVSEKTAQVVAQETGVTTAVLSPMEVRPQAGDYPAAMEANLSALKTALACQ, from the coding sequence ATGAACGTCACCAGCTCCCGCCGTGCCTCGCTCACGCGCAGCCTGACGGCCCTGGGCGCCGTCTGCCTGGCCCTGTCCCTGACCGCCTGCGGCACCACCGCCACCAAGGGCTCAGGCCGGCTGGACGTCTCGGTCTCCTTCTACCCCATCCAGTACCTGGTGGAGGGTATCGGGGGCGAGCACGTGCAGGTCACCTCCGTAACCCCCGGTGACGTCGAGCCGCACGACTACGAGCTGTCCCCCAAGGAGGTCTCGGACCTGGGCAAGGCGGACCTCATCACCTACGTCAAGGGCTTCCAGGGCTCCCTGGACGAGGCCGTGGAGAAGGTCTCCGGCCCCACCGTCGTGGACCTGTCCGGCAGCGTGAACCTGGTCAGCCACGCGGGCGGCCACAACACGCACGACCACGCCGAGCACGAGCACGAGCACGGACACACTGACGCCGCTGGCCACGACCACGCCGACCACGAGCACGAGCACGAGCACGGACACAATGACGCCGCTGGCCACGAGCACGAGCACGGACACACTGACGCCGCTGACCACGACCACGCGGCCACCGACCCGCACTTCTGGCTGGACCCGCAGCGCATGGTGCTGGCCGCCCAGGCCGTCGCAGCCGCGCTGACCCAGGCCGACCCGGAGCACGCCGCCGACTACCAGGCCGGACTGGCCGCCGTCACCGAGCAGCTCAACCACCTTGACGCCAGCTACTCCACCGGCCTGCAGACCTGCGAGCGGCGCACGATCGTCACCAACCACGCGGCCTTCGGCTACCTGGCAGAGCGCTACAACCTCAGCCAGACCTCCATCTCCGGCGTGGACCCCGAGTCCGAGCCCAGCCCCGCCGACCTGGCCAAGGTCAAGAAGGTGGTCCAGGAGACCGGCACCACCACGATCTTCACCGAGGAGCGCGTCTCCGAGAAGACCGCCCAGGTAGTCGCCCAGGAGACCGGCGTGACCACCGCGGTGCTCTCCCCCATGGAGGTCCGCCCCCAGGCAGGCGACTACCCCGCCGCCATGGAGGCCAACCTCAGCGCCCTCAAGACCGCCCTGGCCTGCCAGTGA
- a CDS encoding metal ABC transporter ATP-binding protein, translating to MPVTGAPTDVASASTLVHLQEASVVLGSSLVLSGVDLRVEAGESVALLGANGSGKSTTMRACLGLVPLSQGRAELFGVDLRRRRQVPWERVGYVPQRIGASSGVPATALEVVRSGLLGPRRPFADRGRQASARALEALEAVGLAHRAQDHVQVLSGGQAQRVLIARALVRRPELLLLDEPLAGIDRSSQQTLATILQQLRAEGLTLVTVLHELGALAEVVDRAVLLDQGRVLLDGPSKEVVTEQHRRALDESLGGQHPHLGPSPVPHHAPTLSTRPRLQED from the coding sequence CTGCCAGTGACCGGCGCACCCACCGACGTCGCTTCCGCCAGCACCCTGGTCCACCTGCAGGAGGCCAGCGTCGTGCTGGGCTCCAGCCTGGTCCTGTCAGGCGTGGACCTGCGCGTGGAGGCGGGCGAGTCCGTGGCCCTGCTGGGCGCCAACGGCTCCGGCAAGTCCACCACCATGCGGGCCTGCCTGGGCCTGGTGCCCCTCAGCCAGGGGCGTGCCGAGCTATTCGGGGTGGACCTACGACGCCGCAGGCAGGTGCCCTGGGAGCGGGTCGGCTACGTCCCCCAGCGCATCGGCGCCAGCTCCGGGGTGCCCGCCACCGCCCTGGAGGTGGTGCGCTCCGGGCTGCTGGGACCCCGTCGGCCCTTCGCGGACCGGGGGCGGCAGGCCAGCGCCCGCGCCCTGGAGGCCCTGGAGGCGGTAGGTCTGGCCCACCGGGCCCAGGACCACGTGCAGGTCCTCTCCGGCGGCCAGGCCCAGCGGGTGCTGATCGCCCGGGCACTGGTCCGCAGGCCCGAGCTGCTGCTGCTGGACGAGCCGCTGGCCGGTATAGACCGCAGCTCCCAGCAGACCCTGGCCACGATCCTGCAACAGCTGCGGGCAGAGGGCCTGACCCTGGTGACCGTGCTCCACGAGCTCGGGGCGCTGGCCGAGGTGGTGGACCGAGCGGTCCTGCTGGACCAGGGACGCGTGCTCCTGGACGGCCCCAGCAAGGAGGTGGTCACCGAGCAGCACCGGCGCGCCCTGGACGAGTCCCTGGGCGGCCAGCACCCCCACCTGGGCCCCAGCCCCGTGCCGCACCACGCCCCCACCCTGTCCACCCGACCCCGGCTCCAGGAGGACTGA
- a CDS encoding metal ABC transporter permease yields the protein MSEAIAEMLSSPLMQRAFVVAVLVGLATPVVGTYLVQRGLALLGDGIGHIALTGVALGWLAGSAANTTPRDALALPAAMVVSVLGAVLIEVIRAQGRTRGDVALAILFYGGIAGGVILIGLAGGTTTNLNSYLFGSISTVSPQDVGFTAGLAALILLVGLGLRGPLFALSHDEEFARAVGLPASVLNVLVAVVAALTVSVSMRVVGALLVSAVMIVPVAISQLVTHSFSRTMHLAMLIGVVSCVTGLAVTYFVSASPGAMIVLLLVGGYALVALVSTLLAALRGSGSQPDGEAGR from the coding sequence ATGAGCGAGGCCATCGCCGAGATGCTGTCCAGCCCGCTGATGCAGCGGGCCTTCGTCGTCGCCGTCCTGGTGGGCCTGGCCACACCCGTGGTGGGCACCTACCTGGTCCAGCGGGGACTGGCCCTGCTGGGTGACGGTATCGGGCACATCGCCCTGACCGGCGTGGCCCTGGGCTGGCTGGCCGGGTCCGCCGCCAACACCACGCCCCGTGACGCCCTGGCCCTGCCTGCCGCGATGGTCGTCTCGGTGCTGGGGGCAGTGCTGATCGAGGTGATCCGGGCCCAGGGCCGCACCCGTGGTGACGTGGCCCTGGCGATCCTGTTCTACGGCGGTATCGCCGGCGGCGTGATCCTGATCGGCCTGGCCGGGGGCACCACCACCAACCTGAACTCCTACCTGTTCGGCTCCATCTCCACCGTCTCCCCCCAGGACGTGGGCTTCACCGCCGGGCTGGCGGCCCTGATACTGCTGGTCGGCCTGGGGCTGCGCGGCCCCCTGTTCGCGCTCTCCCACGACGAGGAGTTCGCCCGCGCCGTCGGCCTGCCCGCCAGCGTGCTGAACGTGCTCGTGGCGGTGGTGGCGGCCTTGACGGTGTCGGTGTCCATGCGGGTGGTCGGGGCCCTGCTGGTCTCCGCCGTCATGATCGTGCCGGTGGCGATCTCCCAGCTGGTCACCCACTCCTTCTCCCGCACCATGCACCTAGCCATGCTGATCGGGGTGGTCTCCTGCGTGACCGGCCTGGCCGTCACCTACTTCGTGAGCGCCTCCCCCGGCGCCATGATCGTGCTGCTGCTGGTCGGGGGCTACGCCCTGGTGGCCCTGGTCAGCACGCTCCTGGCGGCCCTGCGCGGCTCCGGCAGCCAGCCCGACGGCGAGGCCGGACGCTAG
- a CDS encoding Fur family transcriptional regulator yields the protein MAHSHDHGPDSRTHQSAQSRPRTTRQRTAVADILARTEEFRSAQQIHTALAEEGTKIGLATVYRTLAGMAESGEVDQVRSTEGETLYRRCRDTTHHHHVVCRNCGRTVEVSGGALEAWIAEVSAETGFTGLEHTAEFFGLCPECSPKET from the coding sequence ATGGCGCACTCGCACGACCACGGACCCGACAGCCGCACCCACCAGTCGGCCCAGTCGCGGCCCCGCACCACCCGCCAGCGCACCGCCGTCGCCGACATCCTCGCGCGCACCGAGGAGTTCCGCTCGGCCCAGCAGATCCACACCGCCCTGGCCGAGGAGGGCACCAAGATCGGCCTGGCGACCGTCTACCGGACGCTGGCGGGCATGGCCGAGTCCGGTGAGGTGGACCAGGTGCGCAGCACCGAGGGAGAGACCCTCTACCGGCGCTGCAGGGACACCACCCACCACCACCACGTGGTCTGCCGCAACTGTGGCCGCACCGTGGAGGTCTCCGGCGGGGCCCTGGAGGCCTGGATCGCGGAGGTCAGCGCGGAGACCGGCTTCACCGGCCTGGAGCACACGGCGGAGTTCTTCGGCCTCTGCCCAGAATGCAGCCCCAAGGAGACCTGA
- a CDS encoding glutamine amidotransferase-related protein has translation MILTAGGLHARHDLESLHLLDPQAPEPEDLDLQAYAGVIITGSPLSLNRHGRPSPEQQHLSRRVLHLAQRLVEEDVPSLGLCFGLQAVVLALGGSLRDDVGEELQAPWLALTEEGRQDPLTSVLPQRFRAYVGHAESVSGLPGGGVLLVSGERCPIQMARWGRHVYGTQFHPEITTAGMRLRIAAYGDTYYAASERSTVLERCESADVREANSLVTRFIQLCRSATAEAEAQK, from the coding sequence ATGATCCTGACCGCTGGCGGCCTGCACGCCCGGCACGACCTGGAGAGCCTGCACCTGCTGGACCCGCAGGCGCCCGAGCCGGAGGACCTGGACCTGCAGGCCTACGCCGGGGTCATCATCACCGGCTCCCCCCTGAGCCTGAACAGGCACGGACGACCCTCCCCCGAGCAGCAGCACCTGTCCCGCCGGGTACTGCACCTGGCCCAGCGGCTCGTGGAGGAGGACGTGCCCAGCCTGGGCCTGTGCTTCGGCCTGCAGGCGGTCGTGCTGGCGCTGGGCGGCAGCCTGCGCGACGACGTCGGGGAGGAGCTGCAGGCCCCCTGGCTGGCCCTCACCGAGGAGGGCCGCCAGGACCCCCTGACCAGCGTGCTGCCGCAGCGCTTCCGGGCCTACGTGGGGCACGCGGAGTCAGTCAGCGGTCTGCCGGGCGGAGGCGTGCTGCTGGTCTCCGGGGAGCGCTGCCCCATACAGATGGCCCGTTGGGGGCGGCACGTGTACGGCACCCAGTTCCACCCGGAGATCACCACCGCCGGGATGCGTCTGCGAATTGCCGCCTACGGGGACACCTACTACGCCGCCAGTGAGCGGTCCACCGTGCTGGAACGTTGCGAAAGCGCAGACGTGCGGGAGGCCAACAGCCTGGTCACCCGTTTCATCCAGCTTTGCCGCAGCGCCACCGCAGAGGCGGAGGCACAGAAGTGA
- a CDS encoding carboxylate-amine ligase: protein MRLELASSTRASIGVEWELQLVSPLTGELLPVAPAALEQLDQAGGTGGLVVPEMHQAMVELVSRPRQRVGQCLADLDEALGLLCPVLAQHGAEVTSAGVHPFADPAAQAITECERYRELVGRTAAWGRQMLIYGTHVHVGVDDVDRLVPVLNHLCTYIGHLQALAVSSPFWAGQDTGYADNRAMMFQQLPTAGLPEAIGSWSELEQLMDDLVRAGALREVNELRWDVRPAPRLGTIEVRACDASSNLLEVGAVAALTHCLVEEALRLLDAGEPLRGLPRWLLAANKWRSARYGLDALLVEQRGAEPVPVRESLAQLVRRLEPVADALGCLEELGSVLEVLRLGSGAERQRAVAAGAGGGPAVVRHLLAETRAGRPLPAAGG from the coding sequence GTGAGGCTGGAGCTCGCCTCCTCCACGAGGGCAAGCATCGGGGTTGAGTGGGAGCTGCAGCTGGTCTCCCCCTTGACCGGAGAGCTGCTGCCGGTGGCCCCGGCGGCGCTGGAGCAGCTGGACCAGGCAGGTGGTACCGGTGGGCTGGTGGTCCCGGAGATGCACCAGGCCATGGTCGAGCTGGTCTCCCGGCCCCGCCAGCGGGTGGGGCAGTGCCTGGCGGACCTGGATGAGGCCCTGGGGCTGCTCTGCCCGGTCCTGGCCCAGCACGGGGCGGAGGTCACCAGCGCGGGCGTACACCCCTTCGCCGACCCCGCAGCCCAGGCCATAACTGAGTGCGAGCGCTACCGTGAGCTGGTGGGCCGCACAGCCGCTTGGGGCCGCCAGATGCTGATCTACGGCACCCACGTGCACGTGGGGGTAGATGACGTGGACCGGCTGGTACCGGTGCTCAACCACCTGTGCACATACATCGGGCACCTGCAGGCGCTGGCTGTCTCCTCACCCTTCTGGGCGGGGCAGGACACCGGCTACGCGGACAACCGCGCCATGATGTTCCAGCAGCTGCCGACGGCGGGGCTGCCGGAAGCTATCGGCTCCTGGAGCGAGCTGGAGCAGCTGATGGATGACCTGGTGCGCGCCGGTGCGCTGCGGGAGGTCAACGAGCTGCGCTGGGACGTGCGGCCTGCTCCCCGCCTGGGCACCATCGAGGTGCGGGCCTGTGACGCCTCCTCCAACCTGCTGGAGGTAGGGGCGGTGGCGGCGCTGACGCACTGCCTGGTGGAGGAGGCGCTGCGCCTGCTGGACGCCGGAGAGCCGCTGCGCGGCCTGCCGCGCTGGCTGCTGGCCGCGAACAAGTGGCGCTCGGCCCGCTACGGGCTGGACGCGCTGCTGGTGGAGCAGCGGGGCGCGGAGCCGGTGCCGGTGCGGGAGTCCCTGGCGCAGCTGGTGCGCCGTCTGGAGCCGGTGGCGGACGCGCTGGGCTGCCTGGAGGAGCTGGGCAGCGTCCTGGAGGTGCTGCGGCTGGGCTCGGGGGCGGAGCGCCAGCGGGCGGTGGCAGCAGGCGCCGGGGGCGGACCGGCCGTGGTCCGGCACCTGCTCGCGGAGACCCGGGCGGGCCGCCCGCTGCCCGCCGCAGGCGGCTGA
- a CDS encoding isoprenyl transferase → MVSRPTAAPKAYQDPPAHPSGARPPALDPAAVPAHVAVVMDGNGRWANRRGLPRTEGHRVGEATLMDVAAGAVEIGVKELSAYAFSTENWKRSPAEVRFIMGFARATLRRQRDELNDWGVRVRWVGRTPRLWKSVLSELRAAEELTAGNTRMTLNMCINYGGRAEIADAASAIAADVAAGRLKASAVNETTVSRYLYAPGMRDVDLFIRTGGEQRTSNFLMWESAYAELYFSDLAWPDFDRRELWKACAAYAGRERRFGTAVDRVAAPASPAEGTAQD, encoded by the coding sequence ATGGTCTCCCGTCCCACTGCCGCCCCCAAGGCGTACCAGGACCCGCCCGCCCACCCCTCCGGCGCCCGCCCGCCCGCCCTGGACCCGGCGGCGGTGCCCGCCCACGTGGCCGTGGTCATGGACGGCAACGGCCGCTGGGCCAACCGCCGGGGCCTGCCCCGCACCGAGGGGCACCGGGTGGGGGAGGCCACCCTGATGGACGTGGCCGCCGGGGCCGTGGAGATCGGGGTCAAGGAGCTCAGTGCCTACGCCTTCTCCACCGAGAACTGGAAGCGCTCACCCGCCGAGGTCCGCTTCATCATGGGCTTCGCCCGTGCCACCCTGCGCCGTCAGCGCGACGAGCTCAACGACTGGGGGGTGCGGGTGCGCTGGGTGGGGCGCACCCCACGGCTGTGGAAGTCCGTGCTCTCCGAGCTGCGTGCCGCCGAGGAGCTGACCGCCGGAAACACCCGCATGACCCTCAACATGTGCATCAACTACGGTGGGCGGGCGGAGATCGCCGACGCCGCCAGCGCCATCGCCGCCGACGTCGCCGCCGGGCGCCTGAAGGCCTCCGCCGTGAACGAGACCACCGTCTCCCGCTACCTGTACGCGCCGGGCATGCGCGACGTGGACCTGTTCATCCGTACCGGCGGCGAGCAGCGCACCAGCAACTTCCTCATGTGGGAGTCGGCCTACGCCGAGCTGTACTTCTCCGACCTGGCCTGGCCGGACTTCGACCGGCGTGAGCTGTGGAAGGCCTGCGCCGCCTACGCGGGCCGGGAGCGGCGCTTCGGCACCGCCGTGGACCGGGTGGCTGCCCCGGCGTCCCCAGCCGAGGGGACGGCGCAGGACTAG
- the recO gene encoding DNA repair protein RecO, with protein MPLYRDEALVLRTYKLGEADRIIVLLTRAHGQVRAVAKGVRRTTSRFGARLEPFTMVDVQLHRGRSLDVVTQVETITPFARTIAADYSAFTCASTMVETAERLTEDDPDLDTADTPQQFLLLYGALHALARRRHAPGLVLDSYLLRALALAGWAPSCFDCARCGAPGPHLSFHVQAGGAVCGTCRPAGSVDVDPATMLLLGALLSGDWTVADSSAPRARAQASSLVSAYLTWHLERRLRSLALVERS; from the coding sequence ATTCCCCTCTACCGTGACGAGGCGCTGGTGCTGCGCACCTACAAGCTAGGTGAGGCCGATCGCATCATCGTGCTGCTGACCCGCGCCCACGGGCAGGTACGGGCCGTGGCCAAGGGGGTGCGGCGCACCACCTCGCGCTTCGGGGCGCGCCTGGAGCCCTTCACCATGGTGGACGTGCAGCTCCACCGGGGCCGCAGCCTGGACGTGGTCACCCAGGTGGAGACCATCACGCCCTTCGCCCGGACCATCGCCGCGGACTACAGCGCCTTCACCTGCGCTTCCACCATGGTGGAGACCGCCGAGCGCCTCACCGAGGACGACCCGGACCTGGACACCGCCGACACCCCCCAGCAGTTCCTCCTGCTGTACGGTGCCCTGCACGCCCTGGCGCGCCGTCGGCACGCCCCCGGGCTGGTGCTGGACTCCTACCTGCTGCGGGCCCTGGCCCTGGCAGGCTGGGCCCCCTCCTGCTTCGACTGCGCCCGCTGCGGCGCGCCCGGCCCCCACCTCAGCTTCCACGTGCAGGCCGGGGGCGCTGTGTGCGGCACCTGCCGCCCGGCTGGCAGCGTGGACGTGGACCCGGCCACGATGCTCCTGCTGGGGGCCCTGCTCTCCGGGGACTGGACGGTGGCCGACTCCTCCGCCCCCCGCGCCCGTGCCCAGGCCTCCAGCCTGGTCTCCGCCTACCTAACCTGGCACCTGGAGCGCCGCCTGCGCTCCCTGGCCCTAGTCGAAAGGTCCTGA
- the leuA gene encoding 2-isopropylmalate synthase, with protein sequence MRTALPAPQQPSGMPFSKYRPFRATMDTDLPDRTWPSRHLTAAPRWLSTDLRDGNQSLIEPMDAAAKRTVFDLLVRIGFKEIEVGFPAASQTDYDFVRSLIEDGAIPEDVTISVLTQSREDLIDRTIDSLVGAPRATVHLYNALSPLFREVVFRMDRTQVRDLAADGTRLVLARAEKVLGDDTVFGYEYSPEIFVDTEREFSLEVCSAVMDVWQPEADREIILNLPATVERSTPNVYADQIEWMSRHLPHREHVCLSLHNHNDRGSGVAATELGLLAGADRVEGCLFGHGERTGNVDLVTLALNLFSQGMDPMLDLSDLDELRRVVERATQMDVPPRTPYSGELVYTSFSGSHQDAIKKGFAARATAVEAQKAAGLDDVAAELAVPWQMPYLPIDPHDVGRSYEAVVRVNSQSGKGGVSYLLRQAHNLDLPRRLQIEFSRIIQRHTDTYGGEVAAATLWSIFTDEYLPAKAAPEAGLQRWGRFSLKGATLTSAGDGEESVLTVTLRDREEKKLLTASGSGPLDAFVAVLETQGLSLRVLDYAEHALSTGRDARAAAYVECEVGGQVLWGVGIDPSITTASFKAVISAVNRALR encoded by the coding sequence ATGCGCACCGCCTTGCCCGCTCCCCAGCAGCCCTCCGGTATGCCCTTCAGCAAGTACCGGCCCTTCCGCGCGACCATGGACACGGACCTGCCGGACCGCACCTGGCCCTCCAGGCACCTGACGGCGGCCCCCCGCTGGCTGTCCACCGACCTGCGTGACGGCAACCAGTCCCTGATCGAGCCTATGGACGCCGCCGCCAAGCGCACGGTCTTCGACCTGCTGGTGCGCATCGGCTTCAAGGAGATCGAGGTGGGCTTCCCGGCCGCCTCCCAGACCGACTACGACTTTGTGCGCTCCCTGATCGAGGACGGCGCGATCCCGGAGGACGTCACCATCTCGGTCCTGACCCAGTCCCGGGAGGACCTGATCGACCGCACTATCGACTCCCTGGTGGGGGCGCCCCGGGCCACCGTGCACCTGTACAACGCCCTGTCGCCCCTGTTCCGGGAGGTCGTCTTCCGTATGGACCGCACCCAGGTGCGGGACCTGGCGGCTGACGGCACCCGCCTGGTGCTCGCCCGGGCCGAGAAGGTCCTGGGGGACGACACGGTGTTCGGCTACGAGTACTCCCCGGAGATCTTCGTGGACACGGAGCGTGAGTTCTCCCTGGAGGTGTGCTCCGCCGTCATGGACGTGTGGCAGCCGGAGGCGGACCGCGAGATCATCCTGAACCTGCCTGCCACCGTGGAGCGCTCCACCCCCAACGTCTACGCCGACCAGATCGAGTGGATGAGCCGCCACCTGCCCCACCGTGAGCACGTGTGCCTGTCCCTGCACAACCACAACGACCGTGGCTCGGGCGTGGCCGCCACCGAGCTGGGGCTGCTGGCGGGCGCCGACCGGGTGGAGGGCTGCCTGTTCGGGCACGGGGAGCGCACCGGCAACGTGGACCTGGTGACCCTGGCCCTGAACCTCTTCAGCCAGGGCATGGACCCCATGCTGGACCTCTCGGACCTGGACGAGCTGCGCCGCGTGGTGGAGCGGGCCACGCAGATGGACGTGCCGCCCCGCACCCCCTACTCCGGGGAGCTGGTCTACACCTCCTTCTCCGGCTCCCACCAGGACGCCATCAAGAAGGGCTTCGCGGCCCGTGCCACCGCCGTCGAGGCCCAGAAGGCCGCCGGGCTGGACGATGTCGCGGCGGAGTTGGCCGTGCCCTGGCAGATGCCCTACCTGCCTATCGACCCCCACGACGTGGGCCGCTCCTACGAGGCCGTGGTGCGGGTCAACTCCCAGTCCGGCAAGGGTGGGGTCTCCTACCTGCTGCGCCAGGCCCACAACCTGGACCTGCCGCGCCGCCTGCAGATCGAGTTCTCCCGCATCATCCAGCGCCACACGGACACCTACGGCGGGGAGGTCGCGGCGGCCACCCTGTGGAGCATCTTCACGGACGAGTACCTGCCCGCCAAGGCCGCGCCCGAGGCCGGGCTCCAGCGCTGGGGGAGGTTCTCCCTCAAGGGCGCCACCCTGACCTCCGCCGGTGACGGGGAGGAGTCGGTGCTCACGGTGACCCTGCGGGACCGGGAGGAGAAGAAGCTGCTGACGGCCTCCGGCTCCGGCCCCCTGGACGCCTTCGTCGCCGTGCTGGAGACGCAGGGCCTGAGCCTGCGGGTGCTGGACTACGCCGAGCACGCCCTGAGCACCGGGCGGGACGCCCGCGCCGCCGCCTACGTGGAGTGCGAGGTCGGGGGGCAGGTCCTGTGGGGGGTGGGTATCGACCCCTCTATCACTACCGCCTCCTTCAAGGCGGTCATCTCCGCCGTCAACCGGGCCCTGCGCTGA